In one Dermatophilaceae bacterium Sec6.4 genomic region, the following are encoded:
- a CDS encoding IS481 family transposase: protein MSHRNSPLSPTGRLRLARCVVEDGWPLRRAADRFAVSVTTAKRWADRYRQHGQAGMVDRSSRPCRCAHRTSRRGEHRVVGLRVSRRWGPARIAYHLGMNVSTVQRVLARYRCVRLSWTDPATGVPVRARRRQVRRYERDAPGDLVHVDIKKLGRIPDGGGHRIHGRAQGTRNSSAHREPGRARKAHGRPNLGYAFLHHAVDDHSRYTYSEILTDEKKETARDFMARALEHFASVGITTARVMTDNGSCYRSKIFGKLLADRDIKHKRTRPYRPQTNGKVERFNRTLQEEWAYARPYTSETERVAAFPQFLHTYNHHRGHTALKGDSPADRVPNLAGQYN from the coding sequence ATGTCCCACCGTAATTCACCCCTGTCACCCACCGGCCGGCTGCGCCTGGCTCGGTGCGTCGTGGAGGACGGGTGGCCGCTACGTCGCGCGGCGGACCGTTTCGCGGTCTCGGTCACCACCGCGAAACGGTGGGCCGACCGGTACCGCCAACACGGGCAGGCCGGGATGGTGGATCGGTCCAGTCGCCCGTGCCGGTGCGCGCACCGCACCAGTCGCCGCGGAGAACACCGCGTGGTCGGGTTACGCGTCTCACGACGCTGGGGCCCGGCACGGATCGCCTATCACCTGGGCATGAATGTCTCCACGGTGCAGCGTGTTCTGGCCCGGTATCGGTGTGTTCGGCTCTCGTGGACCGACCCAGCCACCGGCGTACCGGTCCGCGCCCGCCGTCGGCAGGTGCGACGCTACGAACGCGATGCACCTGGGGACCTGGTCCACGTGGACATCAAGAAGCTCGGCCGCATCCCCGACGGCGGCGGGCACCGGATCCACGGCCGCGCGCAAGGGACCCGTAACTCCAGTGCGCACCGCGAACCGGGCCGGGCCCGCAAGGCCCACGGTCGTCCGAACCTGGGGTACGCGTTCTTGCACCACGCGGTCGATGATCACTCCCGGTACACCTACTCAGAAATCCTGACCGATGAGAAGAAGGAAACCGCGCGAGACTTCATGGCCAGGGCCTTGGAGCACTTCGCCTCCGTCGGGATCACCACCGCGCGTGTGATGACCGACAACGGGTCCTGCTACCGGTCCAAGATCTTCGGAAAACTTTTGGCAGACAGGGACATCAAGCACAAACGGACACGACCGTACCGGCCGCAGACCAACGGCAAGGTTGAACGCTTCAACCGCACCCTGCAAGAAGAATGGGCCTATGCCCGCCCATATACCAGCGAGACCGAACGCGTAGCCGCGTTCCCGCAGTTCCTGCACACCTACAATCACCATCGCGGCCACACCGCACTCAAGGGCGACTCACCCGCCGACCGCGTACCCAACCTGGCGGGTCAGTACAACTAG
- a CDS encoding antitoxin: MGIIDTVKNLLSGHDKEVDQMLGKVGDTAKTRFAGHDDQIDGLVGQARQRTGDGDTTTSASTSNPEGPDAATPTTGPVEGEERS; this comes from the coding sequence ATGGGAATCATCGACACCGTCAAAAACCTCCTCAGCGGGCACGACAAGGAGGTCGACCAGATGTTGGGCAAGGTGGGCGACACCGCGAAAACCCGTTTCGCCGGTCACGACGACCAGATCGACGGTCTGGTCGGTCAGGCCCGCCAGCGCACCGGTGATGGCGATACGACCACATCCGCGAGCACTAGTAACCCTGAGGGACCCGACGCCGCCACGCCGACCACCGGGCCGGTCGAGGGTGAGGAACGCTCTTAA
- a CDS encoding type II toxin-antitoxin system RelE/ParE family toxin, with amino-acid sequence MNEPYELGTAAPARRALADRLPPEVPAAAVEFITGPLVENPQRVGKALTEELTGIHSARLGRDWRVLNEIDADKHTVIVLDIQHRANAYRPR; translated from the coding sequence ATGAACGAACCCTATGAACTCGGGACCGCCGCGCCCGCGCGACGAGCCCTCGCTGATCGACTCCCTCCCGAGGTGCCCGCAGCGGCCGTCGAGTTCATCACTGGCCCTCTGGTGGAGAACCCCCAGCGCGTCGGTAAGGCACTGACCGAGGAGCTCACCGGTATCCACAGTGCGCGACTCGGCCGGGACTGGCGCGTTCTCAACGAGATCGATGCCGACAAACACACGGTGATCGTGCTCGACATCCAGCACAGGGCGAACGCCTACCGACCTCGCTGA
- a CDS encoding MIP family channel protein, whose protein sequence is MDLRKLVAEALGTACLVFFGVGTATLCFGFATTGSSTSAGVVATALAFGLVMLILAYSLGPISGAHINPAVTIGFLIARRIPLREAVGYWIAQIVGAILGAGVLRGMFAGAKGYSTKKTGLGTDGFGDQSMIHLNAGSAFLAEVVLTFLFVFVVLAVTTKAAWPQIGGVTIGLALGAVHLIGIPLTGTSVNPARSIGPALFVGGTALSQLWLFIVAPLIGGAIAALASTYFYPGEVTAPEDTAVEPVLDSTPTPPPATASS, encoded by the coding sequence ATGGATCTGCGCAAACTGGTCGCTGAGGCGTTAGGAACAGCCTGCCTGGTGTTCTTCGGTGTAGGGACCGCAACCCTGTGTTTCGGGTTCGCGACGACCGGTTCGAGCACATCGGCAGGGGTGGTAGCCACCGCCCTGGCGTTCGGGCTCGTGATGCTGATCCTGGCCTACTCCCTGGGCCCCATCTCCGGCGCGCACATCAACCCTGCGGTCACGATCGGCTTCCTGATAGCACGACGTATCCCCCTGCGCGAGGCTGTCGGTTACTGGATCGCACAGATCGTGGGTGCCATCCTCGGCGCGGGCGTGCTGCGGGGAATGTTCGCCGGGGCCAAGGGCTACTCCACCAAGAAAACAGGGCTAGGCACCGACGGGTTCGGGGACCAATCAATGATCCACCTCAACGCCGGTAGCGCATTCCTGGCCGAAGTCGTTCTCACCTTCCTGTTCGTGTTCGTGGTGCTGGCCGTCACGACCAAAGCGGCCTGGCCACAGATAGGTGGGGTCACCATCGGGTTGGCACTAGGCGCGGTGCACCTGATCGGCATTCCCCTGACCGGTACCTCGGTCAATCCCGCGCGCAGCATCGGCCCGGCACTGTTCGTGGGCGGCACCGCGTTAAGTCAACTATGGCTATTCATCGTCGCGCCCCTGATCGGCGGCGCGATCGCAGCACTGGCCAGCACGTATTTCTACCCCGGTGAAGTAACCGCCCCCGAAGACACCGCCGTAGAACCCGTACTGGACTCCACACCAACCCCTCCCCCCGCGACCGCTAGCAGCTGA
- a CDS encoding DUF1508 domain-containing protein, with translation MAGKFEVYEDKSGKYRFRLKAGNGEVVAQGQGYETKTAAHKGTEAVQRAADGATVVDTDS, from the coding sequence ATGGCGGGCAAGTTTGAGGTCTATGAGGACAAGTCGGGCAAGTACCGTTTCCGACTCAAGGCCGGTAACGGTGAGGTCGTGGCCCAAGGCCAGGGGTATGAAACCAAGACCGCGGCCCACAAAGGCACCGAGGCCGTGCAACGCGCCGCCGACGGCGCGACCGTCGTCGACACCGATAGCTGA
- a CDS encoding CsbD family protein: MGFMDKAKNVAQGLQGKGKKAAGDATNDKSMQAEGQADQSKASAKKAGENVKDIFND, from the coding sequence ATGGGATTCATGGATAAGGCCAAGAACGTCGCGCAGGGCCTGCAGGGCAAGGGAAAGAAGGCCGCTGGTGATGCTACGAACGACAAGAGCATGCAGGCCGAAGGCCAAGCCGACCAAAGCAAGGCCTCAGCCAAGAAAGCTGGCGAGAACGTCAAAGACATCTTCAACGACTGA
- the nhaA gene encoding Na+/H+ antiporter NhaA, with protein sequence MRKETLGGALLLGATVVAMLWANSPWSAGYERLLHYTLGPRVLHLDLTMSQWSGDGLLAIFFFVAGLELKREFVAGDLRDPRRAAVPVAAAIGGVLVPAVIFTLVNLGPGGDTRGWAIPTATDIAFALAVLAIISTNLPSALRTFLLTLAVVDDLIAITIIAVFYTSNLQVVPLLLALVPLALFGVAVQRRIRSWWLLIPLALLTWGLVHASGIHATVAAVLLAFTVPVLRSHRAGGPDAGPGMAEHFEHAWRPLSTAVAVPIFAFLSAGVTIGGLAGLQASLSDRVAVGIILGLVAGKTIGVFGATWLTARFTHADLDSDLAWTDVFGLAILCGVGFTVSLLIGELAYGANSAREDHVKVAILLGSLAAAMLAAVILRLRNRTYRRIYEHEENDNGAASDVVLETHKPQS encoded by the coding sequence ATGCGCAAGGAGACCCTCGGCGGCGCGCTTTTGCTGGGCGCGACGGTGGTAGCGATGCTGTGGGCGAACTCACCGTGGTCCGCCGGCTACGAAAGGTTGCTCCATTACACCCTCGGTCCGCGGGTGCTTCACCTGGACCTGACCATGTCGCAATGGTCTGGTGACGGGCTGTTAGCGATCTTCTTCTTCGTCGCCGGGCTGGAACTGAAACGGGAATTCGTGGCCGGTGATCTGCGGGACCCCCGCCGCGCAGCAGTGCCAGTAGCGGCGGCCATCGGCGGGGTACTGGTGCCGGCGGTCATCTTTACACTCGTCAATCTCGGGCCGGGCGGCGACACCCGCGGGTGGGCGATCCCCACCGCCACCGACATCGCATTCGCGCTAGCGGTGCTGGCGATCATCAGCACCAACCTACCCAGCGCGTTGCGGACATTCCTGTTGACGTTGGCCGTCGTCGATGACCTCATCGCGATCACGATCATCGCGGTGTTCTACACCTCCAACCTCCAAGTCGTGCCACTACTCCTAGCGCTGGTTCCACTGGCCCTATTCGGGGTCGCAGTGCAACGCCGGATCCGATCCTGGTGGCTACTGATCCCGCTGGCGTTGCTGACCTGGGGCCTCGTACACGCCTCCGGCATCCACGCCACCGTCGCCGCAGTACTCCTCGCCTTCACCGTCCCGGTCCTGCGCTCCCACCGGGCCGGGGGCCCAGATGCGGGACCGGGGATGGCCGAGCACTTCGAACACGCCTGGCGGCCGCTGTCCACCGCCGTCGCGGTCCCGATCTTCGCGTTCCTATCCGCCGGCGTCACCATCGGCGGACTAGCCGGACTGCAAGCCTCTCTGTCAGACCGGGTCGCGGTCGGCATCATCCTCGGGCTGGTCGCCGGCAAAACCATCGGTGTCTTCGGGGCAACCTGGCTGACCGCACGATTCACCCACGCCGACCTCGACTCCGACCTCGCCTGGACCGACGTATTCGGCCTGGCCATCCTGTGCGGGGTCGGGTTTACCGTGTCGCTACTCATCGGCGAACTCGCCTACGGCGCTAACAGCGCCCGCGAGGATCACGTCAAAGTAGCGATCCTCCTCGGCTCGCTGGCCGCCGCCATGCTCGCCGCCGTCATCCTCCGGCTACGCAACCGCACCTACCGGCGCATCTACGAGCACGAAGAAAACGATAACGGCGCCGCCAGCGACGTCGTCCTCGAAACCCACAAACCTCAGAGCTGA
- a CDS encoding IS256 family transposase: MKLPDMSVTSQDNREQPAAPVARPGRAPGDRKPKKSVIEAQQAAAVADLVRAARASGDSLTGPTGLLKQVTAMVLEAALEEEMTQHLGHAKHRGNPALEDEGVDDVDHHDDDDGGGGHGRTRNVRNGSRTKTVLTDNAGKVDITVPRDRAGTFEPVIVPKHHRKLGSVEELVLSLTSKGLTSGEISAHLSEIYGASVSKDTICRITDRVSEEMNEWLARPLDPVYAAIFIDAIVVKVRDGQVANRPFYAAIGVTVEGGKDVLGLWAGTPGQGEGAKYWLAVLTEIKNRGVTDTMFVVCDGLKGLPDSVAAVWPKAIVQTCVIHLLRNSFRYTSRKYWDQIAKELKLVYTAGSVAEARAQFEEFSATWGQRYPALIKLWESAWEEFIPFLAFDVEIRRILFSTNAIESLNARYRRAVRARGHFPNEHAALKCLYLVTRSLDPTGKGATRWTMRWKPALNVFAIVFEGRWPTAEKY; the protein is encoded by the coding sequence ATGAAACTGCCTGACATGAGCGTTACGAGCCAGGACAACCGTGAGCAGCCGGCCGCGCCGGTTGCTCGCCCGGGGCGTGCCCCGGGCGACCGTAAGCCCAAGAAGAGCGTGATCGAGGCGCAGCAGGCTGCTGCGGTCGCTGATCTGGTGCGGGCCGCGCGGGCCAGTGGTGACTCGTTGACGGGCCCGACTGGGTTGCTGAAGCAGGTCACCGCGATGGTGCTGGAGGCGGCGCTGGAAGAGGAGATGACGCAGCACCTGGGCCACGCCAAACACCGGGGCAACCCTGCGCTCGAGGATGAGGGTGTCGATGACGTTGATCATCATGACGATGACGATGGTGGTGGTGGTCACGGGCGAACTCGTAATGTTCGTAATGGTTCCCGCACCAAGACCGTGCTGACTGATAACGCGGGCAAGGTGGATATCACGGTCCCGCGGGACCGCGCCGGGACGTTCGAGCCGGTGATCGTGCCCAAGCACCACCGCAAACTGGGTAGCGTGGAAGAGCTCGTGCTCTCGCTGACGTCCAAAGGCCTAACCAGCGGTGAGATCAGCGCGCACTTGTCCGAGATTTATGGGGCGTCGGTGTCGAAGGACACGATCTGTCGGATCACGGACCGGGTCAGTGAAGAGATGAATGAGTGGCTCGCCCGCCCGTTGGACCCGGTGTACGCGGCGATCTTTATCGACGCGATCGTGGTGAAAGTCAGGGACGGTCAAGTCGCGAACCGCCCGTTCTACGCTGCGATCGGCGTCACGGTCGAGGGCGGTAAAGATGTCCTGGGCTTGTGGGCCGGTACCCCGGGTCAGGGTGAGGGCGCCAAGTACTGGCTCGCGGTACTGACCGAGATCAAGAACCGGGGCGTGACCGACACCATGTTCGTCGTGTGTGACGGCCTCAAAGGACTACCCGACTCGGTCGCTGCGGTATGGCCTAAGGCGATCGTGCAAACATGCGTGATCCATTTGTTGCGCAACAGTTTCCGGTACACCTCCCGCAAGTACTGGGACCAGATCGCGAAGGAGTTGAAGCTGGTCTATACCGCCGGAAGTGTGGCCGAGGCCAGAGCCCAGTTCGAGGAGTTCAGCGCCACCTGGGGCCAGCGCTACCCTGCGTTGATCAAGCTGTGGGAAAGTGCCTGGGAGGAGTTCATCCCGTTCCTCGCGTTCGACGTGGAGATCCGCCGGATTCTGTTCAGTACGAACGCGATCGAGTCACTGAACGCCCGCTACCGGCGCGCAGTGCGGGCCCGCGGGCACTTCCCCAACGAGCACGCCGCACTGAAGTGCCTCTACCTTGTCACCAGGAGCCTGGACCCCACCGGGAAAGGAGCCACCCGCTGGACCATGCGCTGGAAACCAGCACTGAACGTGTTCGCCATCGTATTCGAGGGCCGCTGGCCCACCGCCGAAAAGTACTGA
- a CDS encoding GNAT family N-acetyltransferase, protein MTVVFAFAEAFMPVPRICEPVSMVDIKVRLLHDDEWQLYRAARLAALADAPEAFVARYEDEAADNQDVWGLRMTRAHRFIAERGGDTVGLVCLGLHNENPETGEVFALWTAPTVRGEHIAHDLVSAAALKAAEDGCRLLYFWAPSDNASAVGFASSFGFRPTEERRAVRVAQGATQKDADEVAMVLPLSPDPTQPPNPYMPFHS, encoded by the coding sequence ATGACCGTCGTCTTCGCGTTCGCGGAGGCGTTCATGCCGGTCCCGCGGATATGCGAGCCTGTGAGCATGGTCGACATCAAGGTTCGTCTCCTCCACGACGACGAATGGCAGCTCTACCGTGCAGCCCGGTTGGCTGCGTTGGCAGACGCACCGGAGGCCTTCGTCGCCCGCTATGAGGACGAAGCCGCCGACAACCAGGACGTGTGGGGCCTGCGGATGACCCGCGCGCATCGCTTCATCGCCGAGCGCGGTGGCGACACGGTGGGTCTGGTCTGTCTGGGCCTGCACAACGAGAACCCCGAGACCGGCGAGGTGTTCGCGCTGTGGACCGCACCGACGGTGCGTGGTGAACATATTGCGCATGATCTGGTCTCAGCCGCGGCCCTGAAGGCTGCCGAGGACGGGTGCAGGCTCCTGTACTTCTGGGCACCTTCGGACAACGCCTCCGCGGTCGGCTTCGCGAGCTCCTTCGGCTTTCGTCCAACAGAAGAGCGTCGGGCGGTGCGGGTCGCACAGGGGGCGACCCAAAAAGATGCGGACGAGGTCGCCATGGTGCTGCCCCTCTCCCCGGACCCGACCCAACCACCGAATCCTTACATGCCTTTTCACAGTTGA
- a CDS encoding ribbon-helix-helix protein, CopG family: MVSEEQIQQWADEAEDGYDVEELKRRGRGRPGRGAEPMQVVAVRLTAEEVAALDEVAKREHLSRSEAIRRALADFAA; encoded by the coding sequence ATGGTGAGCGAAGAGCAGATCCAGCAATGGGCAGACGAGGCCGAGGACGGGTACGACGTCGAGGAGTTGAAGCGTCGCGGGCGCGGTCGTCCAGGGCGTGGCGCAGAGCCAATGCAGGTTGTTGCTGTGCGCCTGACAGCGGAGGAGGTCGCCGCGTTGGATGAGGTGGCCAAGCGCGAACACCTGTCGCGTTCTGAGGCCATCCGACGGGCTCTGGCCGACTTCGCAGCGTGA
- a CDS encoding toxin, translating to MKVHRSALKHGVSSEDAVQAANWSQWIEPLEDDGWPHRELRLGFDTRARLLETVVLIFDSGEELVIHAMPARKEFWELLP from the coding sequence GTGAAAGTTCACCGAAGCGCGCTCAAACATGGTGTGTCGAGCGAGGACGCAGTGCAGGCCGCCAACTGGTCGCAATGGATCGAGCCCCTTGAAGACGACGGCTGGCCGCATCGTGAGCTGCGGCTCGGCTTCGATACCCGAGCGCGGCTCCTCGAGACCGTCGTGCTGATCTTCGACAGTGGTGAGGAGCTCGTAATCCACGCGATGCCAGCCCGCAAAGAATTCTGGGAGCTTCTGCCCTGA
- a CDS encoding multicopper oxidase family protein, with protein MSSEVSRRRALAIVGFGAVGTIVGGVGTGRAFWPSGTFSAPTGQGMREPASLASSSGVLAVTLRAARGVTLMGRHTQALGYNGSSPGPTLRVQPGDVLRVTLQNDLAGPTNLHTHGLHVSPEGTSDNIFRSIAPGSSAGYEFHIPPDHPLGTFWYHPHLHGSVADQVFGGLFGALLVTGAHEPSVTRDRVIVISDTTLTAGGQVAGVSNAQVMRGREGDLVLVNGQHQPRIDVTAGTLERWRVVNACTSRFLNLRLDGHTWGMLGYDGQGLHAPSDEKSVLLAPGNRADLLLRPTVAGTFMLRTAGHDRGGMGMMMGGGSATSAETVLATVLIGVGTGSAATSWPSVAAGPLDLRSARVDQRRSLAFTMGMGMVFGFDGRPFDPARIDQQLSLGTLEEWTITNSTMMDHPFHLHVWPMQVTDAPDSDPNGPPDWRDVIIVPAGGRVTVRIPVRDYGGKTVYHCHILDHEDLGMMGQVQAR; from the coding sequence ATGAGCAGTGAGGTCAGCAGACGACGGGCACTGGCCATCGTGGGTTTCGGCGCGGTGGGGACCATCGTTGGCGGCGTCGGGACGGGGCGCGCCTTCTGGCCCAGCGGTACGTTCTCGGCTCCCACGGGGCAGGGGATGCGCGAACCGGCGAGCCTGGCCAGCTCCAGTGGCGTTCTCGCCGTCACGCTGCGGGCCGCCCGGGGGGTCACCCTCATGGGGCGACATACCCAGGCGTTGGGCTACAACGGCTCTAGTCCCGGCCCGACGCTGCGCGTCCAGCCGGGCGATGTGCTGCGAGTGACCCTGCAGAACGACCTCGCGGGCCCAACGAACTTGCACACCCACGGTCTGCACGTTTCACCCGAAGGCACCAGCGACAATATCTTCCGCTCCATTGCACCCGGATCATCCGCCGGCTACGAATTCCACATCCCGCCCGACCACCCCCTGGGGACGTTCTGGTACCACCCCCATCTGCACGGCAGCGTCGCCGATCAGGTGTTCGGCGGCCTGTTCGGGGCGCTGCTGGTCACCGGGGCGCACGAGCCCAGCGTCACTCGAGACCGTGTCATCGTCATCAGCGACACCACGCTCACCGCCGGTGGGCAGGTCGCGGGGGTGAGCAATGCCCAAGTCATGCGGGGGCGAGAGGGTGACCTCGTCCTGGTCAACGGCCAGCACCAGCCCCGTATAGATGTGACGGCCGGGACCTTGGAGAGGTGGCGCGTCGTCAATGCGTGCACCTCCCGCTTCCTGAATCTGCGCCTGGACGGGCATACCTGGGGGATGCTCGGCTACGACGGGCAAGGCCTGCACGCCCCCTCTGATGAGAAGTCGGTGCTGCTAGCCCCCGGTAACCGGGCGGACCTATTGCTGCGACCCACCGTCGCCGGCACCTTCATGTTGCGCACCGCCGGGCACGACCGTGGTGGGATGGGCATGATGATGGGCGGCGGCTCCGCCACCTCCGCCGAAACCGTGCTGGCCACTGTCCTCATTGGGGTCGGAACCGGTTCAGCGGCCACGTCGTGGCCGTCGGTCGCAGCCGGGCCCCTCGACCTCCGCTCCGCCAGAGTTGATCAGCGCCGCTCGCTCGCCTTCACCATGGGAATGGGAATGGTCTTCGGCTTCGACGGACGCCCGTTCGACCCGGCCCGCATCGACCAACAGCTCTCCCTGGGCACATTGGAGGAATGGACCATCACCAACTCCACGATGATGGACCACCCGTTTCACCTGCACGTGTGGCCGATGCAGGTCACCGATGCCCCGGACAGCGACCCCAACGGGCCACCCGACTGGCGTGACGTGATCATCGTCCCGGCTGGCGGCCGGGTCACGGTCCGCATCCCGGTGCGTGACTACGGCGGGAAGACCGTCTACCACTGCCACATCCTCGACCACGAAGACCTCGGGATGATGGGGCAGGTCCAGGCCCGATGA
- a CDS encoding SHOCT domain-containing protein produces the protein MTVANSGLMWVWPGVLLLSVAVLVWGLALLRRAGVRRPARRVPGGGDDMAGAILTERLARGAIDQAEYEQRRRVLDEQ, from the coding sequence ATGACCGTTGCAAATTCGGGCCTGATGTGGGTCTGGCCCGGCGTGCTACTGCTGAGTGTGGCGGTGCTGGTGTGGGGCCTTGCGCTTCTGCGACGCGCCGGCGTCAGACGCCCGGCACGCCGGGTGCCGGGCGGGGGCGATGACATGGCGGGCGCCATCCTCACCGAGCGGCTCGCCCGTGGGGCGATCGACCAGGCGGAGTATGAACAGCGCAGAAGGGTTCTCGATGAGCAGTGA